A stretch of Paraburkholderia phenazinium DNA encodes these proteins:
- a CDS encoding ring-opening amidohydrolase, which produces MKVGVHKIAMASPADTSQLAALIDAGTLDPREIVAVIGKTEGNGGANDFTRGFATQSFQLLLAERLGVPLAEIAQRVCFVWSGGTEGVLSPHATVFTREETQPAASSSEPRLALGVTTTRDLLPEEVGTATQVELVAAAVREAMAQAGITKAGDVHYVQVKGPLLTPALIADADKRGKTLVTRDANGSKPYARGATALGVAVALDEVSNDQIDDAVIARRMDLFSSVASTSAGGELKNCEVLLFGNSPAATSDFTIRHGILHDVVDADAIRALLGDTATAAGSSGSEAVAAVFAKADASPNGRIRGWRTTMLSDADINYERHARAALGAVITSIVGNPAIFVSGGTEHQCAPGEMPIAAIMHV; this is translated from the coding sequence ATGAAAGTAGGTGTGCACAAGATTGCAATGGCGTCACCCGCCGATACGTCCCAACTGGCTGCGTTGATCGATGCAGGCACGCTCGATCCGCGCGAGATTGTTGCCGTGATCGGCAAGACTGAAGGCAATGGAGGCGCAAACGATTTCACGCGCGGCTTCGCGACGCAATCGTTTCAACTGTTGCTGGCGGAGCGGCTCGGTGTCCCATTGGCGGAGATCGCGCAACGCGTGTGCTTCGTCTGGTCCGGCGGCACCGAAGGCGTGTTGTCGCCGCATGCAACAGTGTTCACACGCGAGGAGACGCAGCCCGCGGCTTCCAGTAGCGAACCTCGTCTCGCGCTGGGTGTGACGACCACGCGCGACCTGCTGCCGGAAGAAGTCGGCACGGCTACCCAGGTTGAACTGGTGGCAGCGGCAGTTCGCGAAGCGATGGCGCAGGCCGGGATCACGAAAGCGGGCGATGTTCACTACGTCCAGGTCAAAGGCCCGCTGTTGACTCCGGCCTTGATTGCCGACGCGGACAAGCGTGGCAAGACACTCGTCACTCGCGATGCGAACGGCTCCAAACCTTACGCACGCGGTGCTACCGCCCTCGGCGTGGCGGTAGCGCTTGACGAAGTCAGCAATGACCAGATCGACGATGCGGTTATCGCACGGCGCATGGATCTGTTCTCGTCGGTGGCGTCGACATCGGCGGGTGGGGAGCTCAAAAATTGCGAGGTGCTGTTGTTCGGCAACTCGCCGGCGGCCACCAGCGATTTCACGATCCGTCACGGCATCCTGCATGACGTGGTGGATGCGGATGCGATCCGCGCATTGCTCGGCGATACGGCAACGGCTGCGGGGTCGTCCGGCAGCGAAGCGGTGGCGGCCGTGTTCGCCAAGGCCGACGCGAGCCCCAACGGCCGCATTCGCGGCTGGCGTACCACGATGTTGTCGGACGCGGATATCAATTACGAGCGCCACGCCCGCGCGGCGCTGGGAGCGGTGATTACGTCGATAGTCGGGAATCCTGCCATTTTTGTTTCGGGTGGAACCGAGCACCAATGCGCGCCGGGAGAAATGCCGATCGCCGCGATCATGCATGTTTGA
- a CDS encoding ABC transporter permease: MTGLEKQMQAHDTLPWADRWVRAAGAGRRLQYSLLAVLLAFGVAAFFIMLSGKNPLLAYRVMARGAFGSVDAISFALNKSAPYILAGVGVALCFRARIINIGGEGQIAVGGICTTWAALHCGAAPGPLPIIISLAAGALGGALWSGIAALLRIWRGVNEVIATLMLNFVGLLMVGEVLNGPMGEVGAGFPQSPVVPDSAFLPIIWPGSDLHMGILLALFLCAVCAVLLWRTPFGFGLRLIGASQPAARYAGVSFARSMLLVMLLAGALAGSAGGVEVLGVQYRLIDGFSVGFGFKAVAVALLGRLDPLAVVPAGLFFGFVEAGALAMQREIGVPSSLVDVIQGLAMVFVLCSIGLDKRRQRV; encoded by the coding sequence ATGACGGGGCTAGAAAAACAGATGCAGGCACACGACACACTGCCTTGGGCCGACCGCTGGGTGCGCGCCGCTGGCGCCGGCCGCAGGCTGCAATATTCACTGCTCGCGGTGCTGCTCGCCTTCGGCGTGGCGGCGTTTTTCATCATGCTGTCCGGCAAGAATCCGTTGCTTGCGTATCGGGTCATGGCGCGCGGCGCATTCGGCTCGGTCGACGCGATCTCATTTGCCTTGAACAAAAGCGCGCCGTACATCCTCGCAGGCGTCGGCGTGGCGTTGTGCTTCCGGGCCCGCATTATCAACATCGGCGGAGAAGGACAGATTGCCGTCGGCGGCATCTGTACGACATGGGCAGCCTTGCATTGCGGCGCCGCGCCAGGACCGCTGCCGATCATCATCTCGCTCGCAGCTGGCGCCCTCGGCGGTGCCCTGTGGAGTGGCATCGCTGCCCTGCTACGCATCTGGCGCGGCGTCAACGAGGTGATCGCCACGCTGATGCTGAACTTCGTCGGTCTGCTGATGGTCGGCGAGGTCCTCAATGGACCGATGGGCGAAGTCGGCGCGGGATTTCCGCAATCGCCCGTGGTGCCGGATAGCGCCTTTTTGCCGATCATCTGGCCTGGCAGCGATCTGCACATGGGCATTCTGCTAGCGCTCTTTCTGTGCGCCGTCTGCGCCGTGCTGCTGTGGCGCACGCCGTTCGGCTTCGGCTTGCGACTGATCGGCGCCAGTCAGCCGGCAGCGCGTTACGCGGGTGTCTCGTTCGCGCGCAGCATGCTGCTCGTGATGCTGCTCGCCGGTGCGTTGGCCGGCAGCGCAGGCGGCGTCGAGGTGCTGGGCGTCCAGTACCGCCTGATCGATGGATTCTCGGTTGGCTTTGGCTTCAAGGCGGTCGCAGTGGCACTGCTTGGCCGGCTTGATCCGCTTGCGGTGGTGCCAGCGGGACTTTTCTTCGGCTTCGTCGAAGCCGGAGCGCTGGCGATGCAGCGTGAGATCGGCGTCCCGTCATCGCTTGTCGACGTGATTCAGGGGCTGGCGATGGTGTTTGTACTGTGTTCGATCGGACTCGACAAAAGGCGGCAACGCGTATGA
- a CDS encoding amidase: protein MTNQNGLWACSAADLSEAYAAGTCSPVDVFNSVVARTEAVNAQINAVVTLDPAGALQAAHESEARWRAGTPLSQLDGVPITVKDNMVVRGMRSTWGSALYSEFMPDADELPVARLRAAGAVIFGKTNCPEFTVQGYTDNLLFGPTRNPWNLALTPGGSSGGAVAAVSAGLCPIALATDGGGSIRRPASYTGLVGLKPSRGRVARAEGFATVLHDCEVVGPIARTIEDVRLVMRIIGLPDSRDPLSTQLQEDAFEAQTPPPCRILYVPSFGGSPVDPAIAHSVAQAARALESLGHEIHVGSEPFDIDALGQSWSVVSQTGLSWLMGYHDGWEAQVGEEIRKLITSGSALSASQYYEALVQFAKLKRELEQVFDSYDMIMTPSAAAMPWPAAEAFPNIIDNRTVGPRGHAVFTAFVNMAGSAALNLPAAPAPDGMPIGFQLVGPICSDALLCNVGAQYQREYVADMPWPAL from the coding sequence TTGACGAATCAAAATGGACTGTGGGCCTGCTCGGCCGCCGATCTTTCAGAAGCGTATGCCGCCGGCACCTGCTCGCCGGTCGATGTATTCAATAGCGTGGTGGCCCGAACCGAGGCGGTCAATGCGCAAATCAACGCCGTCGTGACACTTGACCCCGCCGGCGCACTGCAGGCCGCACACGAGAGCGAAGCGCGCTGGCGTGCGGGCACGCCGCTCAGTCAGCTCGACGGCGTGCCGATCACGGTCAAGGACAACATGGTGGTGCGCGGCATGCGCTCGACATGGGGGAGTGCCCTGTACTCGGAATTCATGCCTGACGCCGATGAACTGCCAGTGGCACGTCTGAGGGCCGCGGGCGCGGTGATCTTCGGCAAGACCAACTGCCCCGAGTTCACGGTGCAAGGCTATACGGACAACCTCCTGTTCGGGCCAACGCGCAATCCGTGGAACCTCGCCCTGACGCCAGGTGGCTCCAGCGGCGGCGCGGTCGCGGCGGTCAGCGCGGGCCTGTGCCCGATCGCGCTGGCTACCGATGGCGGCGGCTCCATCAGGCGCCCAGCGTCTTACACCGGCCTCGTTGGCCTCAAGCCGTCACGTGGACGCGTAGCACGCGCCGAAGGCTTCGCGACCGTGCTGCACGATTGCGAGGTGGTTGGTCCGATCGCCCGCACGATCGAAGACGTGCGGCTCGTGATGCGGATCATCGGGCTGCCCGATAGCCGGGACCCGCTGTCGACACAGTTGCAGGAAGATGCGTTCGAAGCTCAGACGCCTCCGCCCTGCCGCATTCTCTATGTGCCGAGCTTCGGCGGATCGCCAGTCGACCCTGCGATTGCTCACAGCGTCGCGCAGGCGGCTCGGGCGCTCGAGTCGCTTGGCCATGAGATCCACGTCGGCAGCGAGCCGTTCGATATCGACGCGCTGGGGCAATCGTGGTCCGTCGTGAGCCAGACGGGCTTGTCATGGCTAATGGGCTATCACGATGGATGGGAGGCGCAGGTCGGCGAGGAGATTCGCAAGCTCATCACAAGCGGGTCCGCCTTGTCCGCTTCGCAGTACTACGAAGCGCTCGTTCAGTTTGCCAAACTGAAACGCGAGCTGGAGCAGGTGTTCGACAGCTACGACATGATCATGACGCCGTCCGCCGCGGCGATGCCGTGGCCAGCGGCCGAGGCGTTTCCCAACATCATCGACAACCGCACGGTCGGACCGCGCGGCCACGCCGTCTTCACCGCGTTCGTCAATATGGCCGGCAGTGCCGCGCTTAATCTGCCGGCCGCGCCTGCGCCGGACGGCATGCCGATCGGTTTCCAGCTGGTCGGGCCAATCTGCAGCGATGCGCTGCTCTGCAATGTCGGCGCGCAGTACCAGCGGGAGTACGTCGCAGACATGCCGTGGCCGGCGCTCTGA
- a CDS encoding ABC transporter permease codes for MSFTLNSAEVGGLLASTVRVASPLLFAALGGVLCESAGTFAVCIEGMMLMGAFAGAVVAYLTGSVAFGLAASALGGACVGLLVAVCTGRFRTDHMVTGLAINILVLGLTSFLLRGLFGGRAPNIQMQTLAPFTVPLLSRIPLIGPALFQQPLLTYAAFLTVLPLQLLLKRTQPGLMLRSAGENPAAVFATGANPAAIRAWAVIAGGVFAGLGGAVLSLQELGTFTDGMTNGRGFISLAAVLIGRWLPVRTMLACLLFGATNAIGLNMQGWNLPVSSYVIQMMPYLIALGVLCCFGRSTRMPAALGAPVSTH; via the coding sequence ATGAGTTTCACATTGAATTCGGCTGAAGTGGGCGGCTTGCTCGCCTCCACGGTCAGGGTCGCCTCCCCGCTGCTGTTTGCCGCGCTGGGTGGCGTGCTGTGCGAAAGCGCCGGCACCTTTGCAGTTTGTATCGAAGGCATGATGCTGATGGGCGCGTTCGCGGGGGCCGTGGTGGCGTACCTGACCGGCAGCGTGGCGTTCGGGCTGGCGGCCAGTGCGTTGGGCGGCGCGTGCGTCGGCCTGCTGGTCGCCGTGTGCACTGGACGCTTTCGCACCGATCACATGGTGACGGGGCTGGCCATCAACATCCTCGTGCTGGGCTTGACCAGTTTCCTGTTGCGCGGGCTATTCGGTGGACGGGCGCCGAACATCCAGATGCAGACGCTCGCACCATTTACCGTGCCGTTGTTGTCGCGCATCCCGCTGATCGGACCCGCGCTGTTCCAGCAACCGTTGTTGACCTACGCCGCGTTCCTGACGGTGCTGCCATTGCAGCTGCTGCTCAAGCGCACTCAACCTGGTCTGATGCTGCGCTCGGCCGGTGAGAACCCCGCCGCGGTGTTTGCGACCGGCGCCAACCCGGCCGCCATCCGCGCGTGGGCGGTGATTGCCGGCGGCGTGTTTGCGGGTCTCGGCGGCGCCGTCCTGTCCTTGCAGGAACTGGGGACATTCACCGACGGCATGACCAACGGCCGCGGCTTTATCTCGCTCGCTGCGGTGCTGATTGGCCGCTGGTTGCCGGTGCGCACGATGCTGGCTTGCCTGTTGTTCGGCGCGACCAATGCGATCGGGCTGAACATGCAAGGCTGGAACCTGCCCGTGAGCTCCTATGTGATTCAGATGATGCCTTACCTGATCGCGCTAGGCGTGTTGTGCTGTTTCGGACGCTCGACTCGCATGCCCGCGGCGCTCGGCGCCCCGGTTTCTACCCATTGA